Genomic window (Rhodothermia bacterium):
TACTGGCCATCCCTTCTTTTTTTGCTTGTTTGGACACAACCCGCCTTGTTGTTTGCCCAAGTAGATGATGCGCAGATTTGGTTAAGCACGTCCTTTGAACAGGGAGTCGGAAAGCGTTCGAGCGTTGAGGTGGAATATGAGGCCCGTTTTGGTGAACAAGCCAGCATGTTAGACGCGCATTACTTTAGTGGTTCCTATGCTTTTTCGCTGAAAAACGGCTTAGGGGCAAGCATGGATATTCGGTCTAAAAAAGGCACTGACGAAACAACCCTCCGTTATGGCTTGCGGTTAAACGCTAAAAAAAGGGTGCGCAATGTCCGGTACAAACTGTCTTCTGCAGTGCTATACGAGTCCTTTGTGCGGCCAGAAGACACGCCTGCCGAGTGGACACTCCGGCCAGATTTGGAGATAAAATGGTACACTGGGCCTGTGCGTTGGACAACCGAGATAGA
Coding sequences:
- a CDS encoding DUF2490 domain-containing protein, which translates into the protein MKFLIKTFPDWRYWPSLLFLLVWTQPALLFAQVDDAQIWLSTSFEQGVGKRSSVEVEYEARFGEQASMLDAHYFSGSYAFSLKNGLGASMDIRSKKGTDETTLRYGLRLNAKKRVRNVRYKLSSAVLYESFVRPEDTPAEWTLRPDLEIKWYTGPVRWTTEIEPLWILDGSFTKKRVRWKSGFEFMVTKSLAFETFYLAQWRYKKNDTPYTHIGGIGLKFER